In Abyssibacter profundi, a single window of DNA contains:
- the rplO gene encoding 50S ribosomal protein L15, whose amino-acid sequence MQLNDLKPAQGSKKLRNRVGRGHSSGNGKTCGRGIKGQKSRSGGMPKPGFEGGQMPLQRRLPKRGFRSRTSPLVAELRLDTLDKSGLDTVDLASLKAAGLLNGNTIDCKIIGSGEITRAVKIVGLRTTASAAKAIEAAGGSVGSE is encoded by the coding sequence ATGCAGCTGAACGATCTCAAGCCGGCCCAAGGGTCGAAGAAACTCCGTAATCGCGTTGGTCGAGGTCATTCCTCGGGTAACGGCAAGACCTGTGGCCGCGGTATCAAGGGTCAGAAGTCTCGTAGTGGCGGCATGCCCAAGCCCGGTTTCGAGGGTGGTCAGATGCCGTTGCAGCGCCGTCTGCCGAAGCGCGGTTTCCGGTCGCGGACCTCTCCGTTGGTGGCCGAACTGCGTCTGGATACGCTGGACAAGAGCGGTCTGGATACGGTCGATTTGGCCAGCCTGAAAGCGGCCGGCCTGCTCAATGGCAACACGATTGATTGCAAGATCATCGGATCGGGCGAGATCACTCGTGCCGTGAAGATTGTGGGTCTTCGCACGACGGCAAGTGCCGCGAAGGCGATCGAAGCAGCTGGCGGTAGCGTCGGAAGCGAATAA
- the secY gene encoding preprotein translocase subunit SecY: MARQGANPAAGGMMPDLSKLGEVRSRLLFLLGALIVYRIGSFIPVPGIDPQQLAALFEAQRGTILDMFNMFSGGALERLSLFALGIMPYISASIIIQLMTAVYEPLKELKKEGEAGRRKITQYTRYGTLGLATFQSIGAAVALQNSGVAINPGMPFIFTAAVSLVTGTIFLMWLGEQVTERGIGNGISMIIFASIVAGLPTALGATAQLVSEGSMASWQVVLLFALAIGVTWFVVFVERAQRRIPVHHARRQQGRKMFAAQTQHLPLKLNMSGVIPPIFASSIILFPASIVRFFGEGGPGFLQSIANALSPGQPLYVLLYALMIVFFCFFYTALVFDSRETADNLKKSGAFIPGVRPGAQTARYIDNVLTKLTVAGAAYITLVCLLPEFLILEWNVPFYFGGTSLLIIVVVVMDFMAQLQAHLMSHQYEGLMKKANLRAPGGAGVTR, encoded by the coding sequence ATGGCTCGACAAGGTGCCAATCCAGCCGCCGGCGGCATGATGCCGGACCTGTCCAAGCTTGGAGAGGTCCGCAGTCGCCTGCTGTTTCTGCTTGGAGCATTGATCGTTTACCGCATCGGATCGTTTATTCCGGTGCCTGGTATCGATCCTCAGCAGCTCGCAGCGCTCTTTGAAGCTCAGCGTGGAACCATCCTGGACATGTTCAACATGTTTTCGGGTGGCGCGCTGGAGCGTCTCAGCCTGTTCGCGCTCGGCATCATGCCGTACATCTCGGCGAGCATCATCATTCAGCTCATGACCGCGGTATACGAGCCGTTGAAAGAGTTGAAGAAGGAAGGCGAGGCCGGTCGACGCAAAATCACGCAGTACACGCGCTACGGCACCTTGGGGCTGGCGACGTTCCAGTCCATTGGTGCGGCGGTGGCCTTGCAGAACAGCGGAGTGGCGATCAACCCGGGCATGCCGTTTATCTTTACGGCAGCGGTTTCCTTGGTCACCGGCACCATCTTCTTGATGTGGTTGGGCGAGCAGGTAACGGAGCGCGGGATTGGCAACGGTATTTCGATGATCATCTTTGCGAGCATCGTTGCCGGTTTACCCACGGCGTTGGGTGCAACAGCTCAGCTGGTCAGCGAAGGCTCGATGGCGTCTTGGCAAGTCGTACTGCTGTTTGCTCTGGCGATTGGGGTGACGTGGTTCGTGGTGTTTGTTGAGCGCGCTCAGCGCCGGATTCCGGTGCACCATGCGCGTCGGCAGCAAGGCCGCAAAATGTTTGCAGCGCAGACGCAGCACCTGCCCTTGAAGCTGAATATGAGTGGTGTGATTCCGCCGATCTTCGCATCGTCGATCATCCTGTTCCCAGCGTCGATCGTGCGGTTCTTTGGCGAAGGGGGCCCCGGCTTCCTGCAGTCCATCGCCAATGCGCTGTCGCCTGGTCAGCCGCTGTATGTGCTGTTGTACGCGTTGATGATCGTGTTCTTCTGCTTCTTCTACACGGCACTGGTCTTTGACTCACGCGAGACCGCTGACAACCTGAAGAAGTCGGGCGCGTTTATTCCAGGCGTGCGTCCAGGGGCGCAAACAGCCCGCTACATAGACAACGTGTTGACGAAACTCACGGTGGCTGGGGCGGCGTACATCACGCTGGTCTGTCTGCTGCCCGAGTTCCTGATTCTTGAGTGGAATGTGCCGTTCTACTTTGGCGGTACCAGCCTGCTCATCATCGTGGTTGTGGTCATGGATTTCATGGCGCAGCTGCAAGCACATCTGATGTCCCACCAGTACGAGGGACTGATGAAGAAAGCGAATTTGCGGGCACCGGGCGGTGCCGGCGTGACACGGTAA
- the rpmJ gene encoding 50S ribosomal protein L36 has translation MKVRASVKKICRNCKIIRRHGTVRVICTDPRHKQRQG, from the coding sequence ATGAAAGTTCGAGCGTCTGTTAAGAAGATCTGCCGCAACTGCAAGATCATTCGTCGGCACGGTACCGTGCGCGTGATTTGCACGGACCCGCGGCATAAGCAGCGTCAGGGTTGA
- the rpsM gene encoding 30S ribosomal protein S13: MARIAGVNVPANKHAVIALQAIYGIGPTRAKAICDEAGVAPDVKVKELAEPEIDGLRAAVAKFTVEGDLRREISMNIKRLMDLGCYRGIRHRRGLPVHGQRTRTNARTRKGPRRPIRK; encoded by the coding sequence ATGGCGCGTATTGCAGGCGTCAACGTACCAGCCAACAAGCATGCAGTGATCGCACTGCAGGCGATTTATGGCATCGGCCCGACTCGCGCCAAGGCGATTTGTGACGAGGCCGGTGTGGCACCGGACGTCAAAGTCAAAGAGCTGGCCGAGCCGGAAATTGACGGGCTGCGTGCAGCCGTAGCCAAGTTCACGGTCGAAGGTGATCTTCGTCGTGAAATCAGCATGAACATCAAGCGCTTGATGGATCTGGGCTGCTACCGCGGGATTCGCCATCGTCGCGGCCTGCCGGTTCATGGTCAGCGCACTCGTACCAACGCACGCACCCGTAAGGGCCCGCGTCGTCCGATTCGTAAGTAG
- the rpsK gene encoding 30S ribosomal protein S11 has product MAKAQARPRKRVKKNIADGIAHVHATFNNTIITITDRQGNALSWATAGGSGFKGSRKSTPFAAQIAAEKAGNAAAEHGVKNLEVRVKGPGPGRESAVRALNNVGFRITNIADVTPIPHNGCRPPKKRRV; this is encoded by the coding sequence ATGGCCAAGGCTCAAGCGCGTCCGCGGAAGCGGGTCAAAAAGAATATTGCAGACGGCATTGCGCACGTCCACGCAACATTCAATAACACCATCATCACGATCACCGATCGCCAGGGCAATGCGTTGTCCTGGGCGACCGCTGGTGGCAGCGGCTTCAAGGGCTCTCGCAAGTCCACGCCGTTCGCTGCGCAGATCGCCGCCGAAAAAGCGGGCAACGCTGCCGCCGAACACGGGGTCAAGAACCTCGAAGTTCGCGTGAAGGGCCCTGGGCCGGGTCGCGAGTCGGCCGTGCGGGCGTTGAACAACGTCGGCTTCCGCATCACCAATATCGCAGACGTCACGCCGATTCCGCATAACGGCTGCCGTCCTCCGAAGAAGCGTCGGGTTTAA
- the rpsD gene encoding 30S ribosomal protein S4: protein MAKYTGPKCKQSRRSGTDLFLKGRGRSIETKCRIDTPPGMHGSRRQRLSDYALQLHEKQKLKHMYGVLERQFRNYYKKAASQKGSTGLLLLQMLECRLDNVVYRMGFGSTRAEARQLVNHKCIVVNGQVVNIPSFQVSPGDVVEIREKARKQTRIQAALEVASQLGFPEWMEVDEKKLTGTFKTRPDRDQILPDINENLVVELYSK, encoded by the coding sequence ATGGCGAAGTACACAGGACCCAAGTGCAAGCAGTCGCGTCGTTCCGGAACGGATTTGTTCCTGAAGGGGCGCGGTCGCTCGATTGAAACCAAGTGCCGCATTGACACGCCGCCTGGCATGCACGGCAGCCGCCGTCAGCGCCTGTCGGACTATGCGCTGCAGTTGCACGAGAAGCAGAAGCTCAAGCACATGTATGGTGTGCTGGAACGTCAGTTCCGCAACTACTACAAGAAGGCTGCGTCCCAGAAGGGCTCGACCGGCCTGCTGTTGCTCCAGATGCTGGAATGCCGCCTGGACAACGTCGTGTATCGCATGGGCTTTGGATCGACCCGCGCCGAAGCGCGTCAGCTGGTCAACCACAAGTGCATCGTTGTGAACGGCCAGGTCGTGAATATTCCCTCTTTCCAGGTGAGCCCTGGGGATGTGGTGGAAATTCGCGAGAAGGCACGCAAGCAGACGCGGATTCAGGCCGCGCTTGAAGTCGCTTCTCAGCTCGGTTTCCCCGAGTGGATGGAAGTTGACGAAAAGAAGCTCACCGGTACGTTTAAGACGCGTCCTGATCGTGATCAGATCCTGCCGGACATCAACGAGAATCTCGTCGTCGAGCTCTACTCGAAGTAA
- a CDS encoding DNA-directed RNA polymerase subunit alpha, whose translation MTGPSKDLLKPRRVDVDQVSDTRARVAIEPLERGYGHTLGNALRRILLSSIPGAAIVEAEIEGVLHEYTTIEGVQEDVMDILLNLKGVAVRLNARETAELRLSKDGEGVVTAGDITIDHDVEIVNPDHVIANLTGGKLSMVLKIASGRGYQPAASVAKVSEEEGSGVGRLRLDASFSPVRRVSYAVERARVEQRTDLDKLILDIETNGSVDAGDAVQTAAQILRDQVAVFVDLDAEAAAAVEEPQEVINPMLLKPIDELDLTVRSANCLKAENVYFIGDLVQRTETELMKTPNLGKKSLNEIKEVLEGHGLGLGMELDSWTPPKVGAGESA comes from the coding sequence ATGACCGGTCCCTCAAAAGACTTGCTGAAACCTCGTCGTGTAGACGTCGATCAGGTTTCTGACACGCGCGCCCGCGTGGCGATCGAGCCGCTGGAGCGTGGCTACGGCCACACGTTGGGTAATGCGCTGCGCCGCATCTTGCTGTCTTCAATCCCCGGTGCGGCGATTGTGGAAGCAGAAATCGAAGGTGTGCTGCACGAGTACACCACCATCGAGGGTGTCCAGGAAGATGTCATGGACATCCTGCTGAACCTCAAGGGCGTTGCCGTGCGATTGAACGCACGCGAAACGGCCGAGCTTCGTCTGTCCAAGGACGGCGAGGGTGTTGTGACCGCAGGTGACATCACGATTGATCACGATGTCGAGATCGTGAATCCGGATCACGTGATCGCGAACCTCACCGGCGGTAAGCTTTCGATGGTGCTCAAGATTGCGTCCGGTCGTGGCTATCAGCCGGCTGCCAGCGTAGCCAAGGTCAGTGAAGAAGAAGGGTCCGGTGTCGGTCGCCTTCGTCTCGATGCCTCGTTCTCTCCGGTGCGTCGCGTCAGCTACGCGGTTGAACGTGCCCGTGTGGAGCAGCGAACCGATCTGGACAAGCTGATTCTGGATATCGAAACCAACGGCAGTGTTGATGCCGGTGATGCCGTGCAGACGGCTGCGCAGATCCTGCGTGACCAGGTGGCGGTGTTTGTTGATCTGGATGCCGAAGCTGCCGCAGCGGTCGAGGAGCCTCAGGAAGTCATCAATCCGATGCTGCTGAAGCCGATTGATGAGTTGGATCTGACGGTGCGCTCGGCGAACTGCCTGAAGGCAGAGAACGTGTACTTTATTGGTGACCTGGTGCAGCGCACCGAGACGGAACTGATGAAGACGCCGAACCTCGGCAAGAAGTCACTGAACGAGATCAAGGAAGTGCTGGAAGGCCACGGCCTGGGTCTGGGTATGGAACTGGACAGCTGGACGCCCCCGAAAGTGGGCGCCGGCGAGTCGGCCTAG
- the rplQ gene encoding 50S ribosomal protein L17 translates to MRHRNAGTNFGREQGHRKSMMQNLANSLFEHEMIRTTLPKAKELRRFAEPLITRAKEDSVHNRRITFDRLRDKKTVGKLFTDLGPRYKERPGGYIRILKCGFRPGDNAPMAYVELVDRPVGASEGETDAS, encoded by the coding sequence ATGCGGCATCGTAACGCTGGAACCAATTTCGGACGTGAGCAGGGTCATCGCAAGTCGATGATGCAGAACCTGGCTAACTCGCTGTTCGAGCATGAAATGATTCGCACCACCTTGCCCAAGGCCAAGGAACTGCGTCGTTTCGCTGAACCGCTGATCACGCGGGCCAAGGAAGACTCCGTGCACAACCGCCGGATCACTTTCGACCGCCTGCGTGACAAGAAGACCGTCGGCAAGCTGTTCACCGATCTCGGCCCGCGCTACAAGGAGCGCCCGGGGGGCTACATCCGCATTCTCAAGTGCGGTTTCCGTCCCGGCGACAACGCGCCGATGGCCTACGTAGAACTGGTCGATCGTCCCGTCGGAGCATCAGAAGGCGAGACAGACGCCTCCTAA
- a CDS encoding nucleotide sugar dehydrogenase: METIAVVGLGYVGLPLALAFGQLTRTIGIDTDVARIKALESGQDPTGESPSNAFEAAQHVVFTGDAGLLRDADFVIITVPTPVTDARQPDLGPLKSAASSVGQHLKKGAVVVLESTVYPGLTDEVLAPLIEQASGLKRGEDFKLAYSPERINPGDREHSLRTTVKVVSAEDPQTLDRVAALYERVVEAGVYRAKSIKVAEAAKVIENTQRDLNIALMNELAIIFHRLGIDTLDVLETAGTKWNFLPFRPGLVGGHCIGVDPYYLTYKAETVGYHPEVILAGRRINDTFGQYVASRLVKQLIRAGFVVQGARVAVLGIAFKADCPDTRNSRVFDILSELSEYGIQPLVVDPVVDAQKLSSEFGVSLVGLEDLTDVAGTLVAVGHRDFSEIDTPSLEAWLLPGGVVLDLPGLLPNVAEGGLHVERL; encoded by the coding sequence TTGGAAACCATTGCTGTTGTCGGCCTAGGCTATGTCGGGCTGCCGCTGGCGCTCGCGTTTGGGCAGCTGACGCGAACCATTGGTATTGACACCGACGTTGCGCGCATAAAGGCGCTCGAATCAGGTCAGGATCCGACCGGGGAATCACCCTCAAACGCGTTTGAAGCCGCGCAGCATGTCGTGTTTACGGGTGACGCGGGGCTGCTGCGCGATGCAGACTTCGTGATCATTACCGTCCCCACACCGGTTACAGACGCGCGACAGCCCGATTTAGGGCCATTAAAAAGCGCGGCTAGCAGTGTGGGACAGCATTTAAAGAAAGGCGCAGTGGTTGTCCTGGAGTCCACGGTCTACCCCGGACTTACAGATGAAGTGCTGGCTCCGCTGATCGAGCAGGCGTCTGGCCTTAAACGCGGTGAAGATTTCAAACTCGCCTACTCGCCAGAGCGGATTAATCCCGGAGATCGGGAGCATTCACTTCGTACGACAGTCAAGGTGGTTTCGGCGGAAGATCCACAAACGCTCGATCGGGTGGCCGCCCTCTACGAACGAGTCGTGGAGGCGGGGGTGTATCGCGCCAAATCGATCAAGGTTGCGGAGGCCGCCAAGGTCATCGAGAACACCCAGCGGGATCTAAATATTGCGCTCATGAATGAGCTGGCGATTATTTTTCATCGTCTGGGAATCGATACGCTCGATGTCCTAGAAACAGCCGGCACTAAGTGGAATTTCTTACCGTTCAGGCCTGGGCTGGTCGGGGGGCATTGTATAGGCGTTGATCCGTATTATCTGACGTACAAGGCGGAGACGGTCGGTTATCACCCTGAGGTGATTCTCGCCGGCCGCCGCATCAACGATACGTTTGGTCAATACGTTGCTTCTAGACTCGTTAAGCAATTGATTCGAGCAGGTTTTGTGGTCCAGGGCGCGCGCGTCGCAGTCTTGGGAATAGCCTTCAAGGCGGACTGTCCGGATACACGTAATTCTCGGGTGTTCGACATTCTTTCAGAGTTGAGTGAGTACGGTATTCAACCCTTGGTTGTCGATCCGGTGGTGGATGCGCAAAAGCTTTCCTCGGAGTTTGGTGTGTCCCTCGTTGGGCTTGAAGACCTTACTGACGTTGCCGGGACGCTTGTGGCCGTTGGTCATCGTGATTTCAGTGAGATCGACACGCCGAGCTTGGAAGCTTGGCTATTACCCGGCGGAGTCGTTTTAGATTTACCGGGCTTACTTCCGAATGTCGCCGAAGGGGGGCTGCATGTCGAGCGGCTCTAG
- a CDS encoding DUF354 domain-containing protein, whose translation MKVLADIGHPAHVHFYKNAWKCLIEAGHEVVVSSRAKECAVDLLDALGVEHRCLSRQNDGRPQGMGREYVSRLRNLVGLVHAERPDVLTGVGGIFAAHAGVLCRRPSVVFYDTENATLQNALTYPVATRLYVPDCYKGWTPNRRTVRYPGYHELAYLRPKYFVPNRELALLHCGLAPFGDTFLVRVVSWQANHDLGEKGWSETTLRAVVHKLEELGRVVISTETPLPPDLARYVYQGPPEHLHHLLAFCRACIGESATLVSESAVLGVPALYAAETSRGYLEDLQDQYGLVTVLRSTEPKAVCQGISRMLDAPLSDVRDRHARLLENSCDVTETIYGALTAETL comes from the coding sequence ATGAAGGTTCTTGCTGACATCGGACATCCGGCACATGTTCACTTTTATAAGAATGCTTGGAAGTGTTTGATCGAAGCAGGCCATGAAGTCGTGGTCAGCAGTCGGGCAAAAGAATGCGCAGTCGACCTACTCGATGCCTTGGGCGTGGAGCATCGGTGTCTTTCGCGACAGAACGACGGGCGACCCCAGGGAATGGGTCGGGAGTACGTCTCTCGTTTGCGGAACCTTGTGGGGCTAGTCCACGCTGAACGGCCCGACGTACTGACGGGTGTAGGAGGCATTTTTGCTGCGCATGCGGGCGTCTTGTGCCGCCGACCGTCCGTGGTGTTCTACGACACCGAAAACGCGACCTTGCAGAACGCACTGACCTATCCAGTCGCCACCCGCCTGTATGTGCCTGATTGCTACAAGGGGTGGACGCCGAATCGTAGAACCGTGCGTTACCCGGGGTATCATGAGCTGGCCTACCTGCGTCCGAAATATTTCGTACCCAATCGTGAGCTGGCGTTGCTGCACTGCGGTTTAGCTCCTTTTGGGGATACGTTTCTGGTTCGAGTTGTATCTTGGCAAGCCAACCATGATCTCGGTGAGAAAGGCTGGTCCGAAACCACGCTACGAGCGGTGGTCCATAAGCTTGAAGAACTTGGCCGGGTCGTCATTTCTACAGAAACGCCCCTACCTCCAGACTTGGCACGCTACGTGTACCAAGGACCTCCGGAACACCTACATCATCTGCTGGCGTTTTGTCGCGCGTGTATAGGCGAAAGCGCAACGTTGGTTTCCGAGAGCGCAGTACTTGGAGTACCGGCTCTGTATGCAGCGGAGACATCGCGTGGCTATCTGGAAGACCTCCAGGATCAATACGGACTTGTTACGGTATTGCGTTCAACTGAGCCGAAGGCCGTTTGTCAGGGAATTAGCCGCATGTTGGATGCTCCGCTCAGCGACGTCCGGGATCGACATGCGCGCCTGCTTGAAAACAGCTGCGATGTAACAGAAACGATCTATGGCGCTCTCACCGCCGAGACGTTGTGA
- a CDS encoding N-acetylneuraminate synthase family protein: MTISDLPRQTWCLRTRPARFMLEQAATVRAAATRFADGQVNTVFAVNEAGACVGSFSRGDLIRAVAADVPADATIRWNASFERLHIGDDYAQHLAKFDKQLGNVIPVLDHHGRCRRVFERTRESGLEIAGKRYVPGGKPLVIAEIGNNHNGSPDTARQLVDAAAAAGADAVKFQARSLSELYVSLDEAYLRETDYATAYTIRQLARFNLSHEQLSGLMDYARQLGLAAICTPFDEPSLEWLLDYEPDGLKIASADFSNLSLHRKLIDADMPVLMSTGMNTVSDIEYVAGLLRRAYVDCTFLHTNSTYPTAFSDVQLDFVDTLRRLSPSGLVGYSGHERGTHIPLIAASRGCVVIEKHLTLDRSQEGMDHSASLLPQELAQLCAQLSDAAEALQGDSGLTRRVSQGEVLNAVALEKGIYLACDKRAGELVQPGDVIVRSPRVGLSPLEWERDLSGRPLTRDRARHAPLMAADFSGLAAGRGMRPEFLGRFGLPVRQRDAVAVQDRFAPAFVEYHLFATDLEEPAAQVAQVLRGRDVAFHAPEQFAHEFVLDLVSDDPEVRARSEHLLLETVTWCLRVAEAARSDQRPYLIVNVGGAVGRSQASGHVPPLNRVEAFDRVVAARNRLWDAGVHMLPQTMPPFPWHFGGQGRHRLFVSPDDLMAIQSHGRVEFCLDLSHSYLACDYLHRDFYDDLDQIADVVGYCHVADARPPNGEGLQIGDGQIDMRRVNTALGLSGGQRPWIAEVWNGHMNDMEGFGIALDRLTEAFSAQA, encoded by the coding sequence ATGACCATAAGCGATCTGCCCCGGCAGACTTGGTGTCTGAGAACTCGTCCGGCGCGGTTCATGCTCGAGCAGGCGGCGACCGTTCGAGCCGCTGCAACCCGATTTGCAGATGGCCAAGTTAATACAGTATTCGCAGTCAACGAGGCGGGTGCCTGTGTCGGCAGTTTCAGTCGTGGCGATCTGATTCGCGCAGTCGCTGCTGATGTCCCCGCGGATGCCACTATCCGGTGGAATGCTTCCTTCGAACGTCTTCACATCGGAGACGATTATGCTCAGCACCTAGCCAAGTTCGACAAGCAACTAGGTAATGTGATTCCCGTTCTGGATCACCACGGACGTTGTCGACGCGTGTTCGAACGCACACGTGAAAGCGGTTTAGAGATCGCGGGCAAACGATATGTCCCGGGTGGAAAGCCCCTGGTGATTGCCGAAATCGGGAACAATCACAACGGTTCACCTGATACGGCACGCCAACTCGTCGATGCTGCGGCCGCTGCAGGTGCGGATGCAGTCAAGTTCCAGGCGCGTAGTTTGTCTGAACTCTACGTGTCGCTTGACGAGGCCTACCTTCGCGAGACGGACTACGCGACGGCATACACAATTCGGCAGCTTGCTCGATTCAACCTGTCGCATGAGCAGCTCTCGGGGTTGATGGACTACGCACGTCAGCTCGGCTTGGCCGCTATCTGTACCCCGTTTGACGAACCCAGTTTGGAATGGCTGCTCGATTATGAGCCCGACGGGCTCAAGATTGCATCGGCTGATTTTTCGAATCTCAGCCTGCACCGCAAGCTCATCGATGCCGATATGCCCGTGTTGATGTCCACAGGCATGAACACGGTCAGTGATATTGAATACGTTGCCGGTCTGTTACGCCGTGCCTACGTCGACTGCACGTTTCTTCATACCAACTCAACTTACCCAACGGCCTTCTCTGATGTCCAATTGGACTTCGTGGATACCCTGCGCCGTCTCTCTCCTAGTGGATTGGTCGGCTACTCCGGGCACGAGCGCGGTACTCATATACCGTTGATCGCAGCGAGCCGTGGCTGCGTGGTCATCGAGAAGCATCTCACGCTCGATCGATCTCAAGAGGGGATGGACCACTCGGCTTCATTGCTGCCACAGGAGCTCGCACAATTATGTGCTCAACTGAGCGATGCCGCCGAAGCTCTTCAGGGGGATAGCGGTCTCACGCGCAGGGTCTCTCAGGGGGAGGTGCTCAATGCCGTGGCGTTGGAAAAAGGGATTTATTTAGCGTGCGACAAGCGTGCGGGCGAGCTGGTCCAGCCTGGAGATGTGATCGTGCGTTCGCCGCGTGTGGGCCTTTCGCCGCTCGAGTGGGAGAGGGACTTATCCGGTCGGCCGTTGACCCGGGATCGAGCCCGTCACGCTCCTCTGATGGCGGCTGATTTCAGTGGCTTGGCGGCAGGGCGGGGTATGCGTCCGGAATTTCTAGGTCGCTTCGGTCTGCCCGTCCGGCAGCGAGACGCCGTAGCGGTGCAGGACCGTTTTGCTCCTGCATTTGTGGAGTATCACCTGTTCGCAACAGACCTCGAGGAGCCGGCAGCTCAAGTTGCGCAAGTACTCCGTGGCCGCGACGTCGCATTCCACGCACCTGAACAGTTCGCTCATGAGTTTGTGTTGGATCTGGTGTCAGACGATCCGGAGGTGCGTGCCCGATCAGAGCACCTGCTACTTGAGACCGTGACATGGTGCCTGCGTGTAGCGGAGGCCGCCCGAAGTGATCAGCGACCGTATCTGATCGTCAACGTTGGAGGAGCCGTTGGGCGTAGTCAGGCTTCTGGCCATGTGCCACCGCTCAATCGTGTGGAAGCTTTTGACCGGGTCGTTGCTGCACGCAACAGGTTATGGGATGCAGGTGTTCATATGCTGCCGCAGACGATGCCTCCTTTCCCATGGCATTTTGGTGGCCAGGGGCGACATCGGTTGTTTGTTTCGCCAGATGATCTAATGGCGATTCAGAGTCATGGTCGCGTGGAATTCTGTCTGGACCTCAGCCACTCGTACCTAGCCTGCGATTACCTTCATCGAGATTTCTACGATGATCTCGACCAGATTGCGGATGTGGTCGGATACTGTCATGTCGCGGATGCGAGGCCGCCGAACGGTGAGGGGTTGCAGATCGGCGACGGACAAATTGACATGCGTAGGGTGAACACAGCGCTCGGGCTGTCCGGAGGGCAGCGGCCCTGGATCGCCGAAGTTTGGAATGGCCACATGAACGATATGGAAGGATTTGGGATCGCGCTGGATCGATTGACGGAGGCTTTCAGTGCACAAGCTTAG
- a CDS encoding acylneuraminate cytidylyltransferase family protein, giving the protein MHKLSVVVPARSGSKRLEGKNVRPLAGEPLVFHTLRACLGHDAVEHVIFTTDSQDYLDLVNSTFGNHVTTVLRPAATAGDTSKVTDEIHRLLSASPELFPGDWFGVCLPTAPLRTQAVMRRALAQWQASGQALFSAMPYEFPIQFAFRVARGGDWEPVFGDASPMVTGQTRSQDIETLYRPNGAIYFQRIDEFLQAGTFYSGARPFLMSVEESLDVDTDLDFTMAELVLERMR; this is encoded by the coding sequence GTGCACAAGCTTAGTGTCGTTGTTCCCGCTCGAAGCGGGTCCAAGCGCCTGGAAGGGAAGAATGTCCGGCCGTTGGCTGGTGAACCGCTCGTTTTCCATACATTGCGAGCCTGCCTTGGGCACGACGCAGTGGAGCACGTGATCTTCACGACGGACTCTCAAGACTATCTTGATCTCGTCAACTCGACCTTCGGGAACCATGTGACGACCGTGCTTCGCCCTGCAGCCACTGCGGGTGACACATCCAAGGTGACGGATGAAATTCATCGATTGCTGTCTGCTTCACCAGAACTATTCCCCGGTGATTGGTTCGGTGTGTGTTTGCCGACTGCGCCTTTGCGGACGCAAGCAGTCATGCGTCGTGCACTGGCGCAATGGCAGGCGTCCGGGCAAGCATTGTTTTCCGCTATGCCCTACGAGTTCCCCATTCAGTTCGCATTCAGGGTGGCGCGGGGCGGTGATTGGGAGCCTGTCTTCGGTGATGCCAGTCCCATGGTGACTGGGCAGACCCGTTCACAGGACATTGAGACGCTCTACCGGCCGAATGGAGCAATCTATTTCCAACGAATTGACGAATTCTTGCAGGCAGGCACGTTCTATAGCGGTGCTAGGCCGTTTCTAATGAGCGTCGAGGAAAGTTTGGACGTCGATACTGATCTGGATTTCACTATGGCGGAGCTGGTGCTGGAGCGCATGCGATGA